A part of Streptomyces sp. NBC_01235 genomic DNA contains:
- a CDS encoding DUF4097 family beta strand repeat-containing protein, giving the protein MARTTVPARAVLVTAAVVALAAGATGCSSADDDEHPDHRSFALQGSTLTIDSDDSALEIVASDTAEAGTVDVTRWFQGSVTIGKSPKVAWSMKDDRLTLRMHCSGVVADCAAKHRIEVPRGVAVKVEDDDGSVRAQGFRDALSVRTKDGSVHVTDSSGPLELRSDDGSVRAEVSSRTMNAHTKDGSVHLTLSAVPDRVESVSDDGSVTIALPEAKYRVTTKTDDGGVDVSVPRDESSAHVVSARTADGKVTVRIAN; this is encoded by the coding sequence ATGGCCCGTACGACCGTTCCAGCCCGCGCGGTCCTCGTCACCGCCGCCGTCGTGGCCCTCGCCGCCGGCGCGACCGGGTGCAGCTCCGCCGACGACGACGAGCATCCCGACCACCGGTCCTTCGCCCTCCAGGGCAGCACCCTCACGATCGACTCCGACGACTCGGCACTGGAGATCGTCGCCTCCGACACGGCCGAGGCGGGCACGGTCGACGTCACCCGGTGGTTCCAGGGATCGGTCACCATCGGCAAGAGCCCGAAGGTGGCCTGGTCGATGAAGGACGACCGGCTGACGCTGCGGATGCACTGCTCCGGCGTCGTCGCCGACTGCGCCGCCAAGCACCGCATCGAGGTGCCCAGGGGTGTCGCCGTGAAGGTCGAGGACGACGACGGCAGCGTCCGGGCGCAGGGTTTCCGGGACGCGCTGAGCGTTCGCACCAAGGACGGCTCCGTGCACGTCACCGACTCCAGCGGGCCACTGGAGCTGCGCAGCGACGACGGTTCCGTACGCGCCGAGGTCTCCTCGCGCACGATGAACGCGCACACCAAGGACGGCTCGGTGCACCTCACCCTGAGCGCCGTGCCGGACCGGGTGGAGTCGGTCAGCGACGACGGCTCGGTGACGATCGCGCTGCCCGAGGCGAAGTACCGGGTGACCACGAAGACCGACGACGGCGGGGTGGACGTGTCCGTGCCGCGCGACGAGTCCAGCGCGCATGTCGTGAGCGCGCGCACCGCCGACGGGAAAGTCACCGTCAGGATCGCGAACTAA